One genomic window of Bradyrhizobium sp. CCGE-LA001 includes the following:
- a CDS encoding MFS transporter, giving the protein MISNWLAAALSRRNIHYGWVMVGVTFLAALISAGTVGAPGVFIVPLQKEFGWSTAEISSALSIRFILFGLMAPFAAALLNRYGLRNVTLAAQLIVVSALVLSLGMTEVWQLIALWGVVIGIGTGMTALVLGATIATRWFAARRGLVVGIMTASVATGQLVFLPLLASLTERYGWRLALGLVCIMLVISSLAVVLAMCDRPSDVGLRPFGDEGTAPLPAPPASHGSITGVALGTLRDASKSTAFWILFATFFVCGASTNGLVQVHLIPMCLDFGIPQVQAASLLAAMGIFDFFGTIMSGWLSDRYDNRWLLFWYYGLRGLSLIFLPFSDFSFYGLSLFAMFYGLDWIATVPPTVRLTAQKFGPERANLVFGWIFAGHQLGAGAAAFGAGFSRTVYQSYLPAFFIAGALCVFAALIVLALSRQPKLQTAAA; this is encoded by the coding sequence ATGATCTCGAACTGGCTCGCGGCAGCGCTTTCCCGCCGCAACATCCACTACGGCTGGGTGATGGTCGGCGTCACCTTCCTCGCCGCGCTGATCAGCGCCGGCACGGTCGGTGCGCCCGGCGTATTCATCGTTCCCCTCCAAAAGGAATTCGGCTGGAGCACGGCGGAGATCTCGTCCGCGCTGTCGATCCGCTTCATCCTGTTCGGGCTGATGGCGCCGTTCGCGGCCGCCCTGCTCAACCGCTATGGCCTGCGCAACGTCACGTTGGCCGCCCAGCTCATCGTGGTCTCGGCGCTCGTGCTCTCGCTCGGCATGACCGAGGTCTGGCAGCTCATCGCCCTCTGGGGTGTGGTGATCGGCATCGGCACCGGCATGACCGCGCTCGTGCTCGGCGCGACCATTGCCACGCGCTGGTTCGCGGCCAGGCGCGGTCTCGTGGTCGGCATCATGACCGCGAGCGTCGCCACCGGCCAGCTCGTGTTCCTGCCGCTCTTGGCGAGCCTTACCGAACGCTATGGCTGGCGCCTCGCGCTCGGCCTGGTCTGCATCATGCTCGTGATCTCGTCGCTGGCGGTGGTGCTCGCGATGTGTGACCGACCGAGCGATGTCGGCCTGCGGCCGTTCGGTGACGAGGGCACCGCGCCCCTGCCCGCCCCGCCCGCCAGCCACGGCTCAATCACGGGCGTGGCGCTCGGCACGTTGCGCGATGCCTCGAAGTCGACCGCGTTCTGGATCCTGTTTGCGACCTTCTTCGTCTGCGGCGCTTCGACCAACGGCCTCGTCCAGGTGCACTTGATCCCGATGTGTCTCGATTTCGGCATTCCGCAGGTGCAGGCGGCGAGCCTGCTGGCGGCAATGGGCATCTTCGACTTCTTCGGCACGATCATGTCGGGCTGGCTGTCGGACCGCTACGACAATCGCTGGCTGCTGTTCTGGTACTACGGCCTGCGCGGGCTCTCGCTGATCTTCCTGCCCTTCAGCGACTTTTCGTTCTACGGTCTCTCGCTCTTCGCGATGTTCTACGGGCTCGACTGGATCGCCACGGTGCCGCCGACGGTGCGGCTCACGGCCCAGAAGTTCGGACCCGAGCGCGCCAATCTGGTGTTCGGCTGGATCTTTGCCGGCCACCAGCTCGGTGCCGGGGCGGCCGCCTTCGGCGCCGGCTTCTCGCGGACGGTCTATCAGAGCTATCTGCCCGCCTTCTTCATCGCCGGTGCGCTGTGCGTGTTCGCCGCGCTGATCGTGCTGGCATTGTCAAGGCAACCCAAACTACAGACGGCTGCGGCGTGA
- a CDS encoding acetyl-CoA C-acyltransferase, translating into MAETADPVVIVSAARTPLGRFMGELSPLPAHKLGSHVISAALERAKLAPEKIDEVFMGCVLPAGQGQAPARQAARAAGLPDATGATTVNKVCGSGMKATMLAHDIIRAGSAQIVVSGGMESMSNAPYLLAKARGGYRAGHDRIIDHMMMDGLEDAYETGRSMGDFGEATAEAYQFTRKDQDAYAMETLSRARKAVEDGVFKAEIAPITLTEKAGPRVITNDEHPFKVEPAKIPGLKPAFRANGTITPAASSANADGAAALVLTRRSLADRGGLPVLAEIKGHSTHSQEPQWFTTAPIPAIRKLLDKVGWAASDVDLFEINEAFAVVAMAAQRDLGIPREKLNVNGGACALGHPIGATGARLIVTLLHALEAQNLRRGVAALCIGGGEATAIAVERPAH; encoded by the coding sequence ATGGCCGAAACCGCCGATCCCGTCGTCATCGTCTCCGCAGCCCGCACCCCGCTCGGCCGCTTCATGGGCGAGCTGTCGCCGCTCCCCGCGCACAAGCTCGGCTCTCACGTGATCAGCGCGGCGCTGGAGCGCGCCAAGCTTGCGCCAGAGAAAATCGACGAGGTCTTCATGGGCTGCGTGCTGCCGGCCGGCCAGGGCCAGGCACCGGCGCGCCAGGCGGCGCGCGCGGCGGGCCTGCCCGATGCCACGGGTGCGACCACCGTCAACAAGGTCTGCGGCTCCGGCATGAAGGCGACTATGCTGGCGCACGACATCATTCGCGCGGGATCTGCACAGATCGTCGTGTCCGGCGGCATGGAGAGCATGAGCAACGCGCCCTACCTGCTCGCGAAGGCACGCGGCGGCTATCGCGCCGGCCACGACCGCATCATCGACCACATGATGATGGACGGGCTGGAGGACGCCTACGAGACCGGGCGCTCGATGGGCGATTTCGGCGAGGCGACCGCGGAAGCCTACCAGTTCACGCGCAAGGACCAGGACGCCTATGCGATGGAGACACTCAGCCGCGCGCGCAAGGCCGTCGAGGACGGCGTGTTCAAGGCCGAGATCGCCCCGATCACGCTGACGGAGAAAGCAGGTCCCCGCGTCATCACCAATGACGAGCATCCCTTCAAGGTCGAGCCGGCGAAGATTCCCGGTCTCAAGCCGGCATTCCGTGCCAATGGCACCATCACGCCGGCCGCCTCCTCCGCCAATGCCGACGGCGCCGCGGCGCTGGTGCTGACCAGACGCTCGCTCGCCGACCGCGGCGGGCTGCCGGTTCTGGCCGAGATCAAGGGCCACTCCACGCACAGCCAGGAGCCGCAATGGTTCACCACGGCGCCGATTCCGGCGATCCGCAAGCTGCTCGACAAGGTCGGCTGGGCTGCCTCCGATGTTGACCTGTTCGAGATCAACGAGGCCTTCGCCGTCGTGGCGATGGCGGCGCAGCGTGACCTCGGCATCCCCCGCGAAAAGCTGAACGTCAATGGCGGCGCCTGCGCGCTCGGCCATCCCATCGGCGCGACCGGCGCACGACTGATCGTGACGCTGCTGCATGCGCTCGAGGCGCAGAACCTCAGGCGTGGCGTCGCGGCGCTCTGCATCGGTGGCGGCGAAGCCACCGCCATCGCGGTGGAGCGGCCGGCGCACTGA
- a CDS encoding enoyl-CoA hydratase: MEMLNQHCGITRDDRGVVHVAICNAGSLNILGSPVTDAVREGLEQLASDRSIRIVVLRGQSEKSMIGGADIKEMAKLDQRSAEAFISRLRDLCEAVRQFPAPVIARMPGWCLGGGLEVAAACDFRIAAHDAHFGMPEVRVGIPSVIHAALLPRLIGWARARWLVMTAENIDAPTALAWGLVDKVAPEGGLDAEVEHVVNALLACGPEALRSQKALLRQWEELPLTESVNLSVKVFGESFLTDEPTRLMQAFVNRKR; encoded by the coding sequence ATGGAAATGCTCAATCAACACTGCGGCATCACGCGTGATGACCGCGGCGTCGTTCATGTCGCGATCTGCAATGCCGGCTCGCTCAACATTCTCGGCTCGCCCGTCACCGATGCAGTGCGCGAAGGCCTCGAGCAGCTCGCATCTGACCGAAGCATCCGCATCGTCGTGCTGCGCGGCCAGAGCGAGAAGAGCATGATCGGCGGTGCCGATATCAAGGAGATGGCCAAGCTCGACCAAAGATCAGCCGAGGCCTTCATCAGCCGCCTGCGCGATCTCTGCGAAGCCGTGCGCCAATTCCCCGCCCCCGTCATCGCCCGCATGCCGGGCTGGTGCCTCGGCGGCGGCCTGGAGGTCGCCGCCGCCTGCGACTTCCGCATTGCCGCACACGATGCGCATTTCGGCATGCCGGAGGTCCGGGTCGGCATCCCCTCGGTGATCCACGCCGCGCTCTTGCCGCGCCTGATCGGCTGGGCCCGTGCCCGCTGGCTGGTGATGACCGCGGAGAACATCGATGCACCGACGGCGCTGGCCTGGGGACTGGTCGACAAGGTCGCGCCGGAAGGCGGACTCGATGCCGAGGTCGAGCATGTCGTGAACGCGCTGCTCGCATGCGGGCCCGAGGCGCTGCGCTCGCAGAAAGCGCTGCTGCGGCAATGGGAGGAATTGCCGCTGACGGAGTCGGTGAATTTGAGCGTCAAGGTATTCGGCGAGTCGTTCCTGACGGACGAGCCGACACGGCTGATGCAGGCGTTCGTGAACAGGAAACGGTAG
- a CDS encoding PaaI family thioesterase — MTGSDRLNLFSPEQRRERVVDWQVPAPVAKVAMGLSGMDAMLGIRDGRLPPPPFAKVIGFTMAVVEPGRIVMELEPREDLENTIGLLHGATAAALIDTAMGCAISTRLEAGQSSVTLDLKMTFLRPLSVRSGLISAEGKVIKLGRQTSYTEGFVRDGKGALAVHATATFSMIGATT; from the coding sequence ATGACCGGATCCGATCGACTGAATCTGTTTTCGCCCGAACAGCGCCGCGAGCGCGTGGTGGACTGGCAGGTGCCCGCGCCGGTCGCGAAAGTGGCGATGGGCCTGTCGGGCATGGACGCCATGCTGGGCATTCGCGACGGCCGGCTGCCGCCGCCCCCTTTCGCGAAGGTGATCGGGTTCACCATGGCCGTGGTCGAGCCGGGCCGGATTGTCATGGAACTGGAGCCGCGCGAGGATCTCGAGAACACCATCGGCCTCCTGCACGGGGCGACGGCGGCGGCGCTGATCGATACCGCGATGGGATGCGCTATCTCGACCCGGTTGGAAGCAGGGCAATCGTCCGTGACGCTCGACCTGAAGATGACCTTCCTGCGTCCGCTCTCGGTCCGCTCGGGGTTGATCTCGGCCGAGGGCAAGGTGATCAAGCTGGGACGCCAGACCAGCTATACCGAAGGCTTTGTGCGCGACGGCAAAGGCGCGCTCGCGGTCCATGCAACTGCAACCTTCTCGATGATCGGCGCAACAACTTGA
- a CDS encoding TetR/AcrR family transcriptional regulator: protein MRYSREHKQETHDRIVKKASVRLREKGAHGIGVADLMKEAGLTHGGFYAHFDSREALVIEAFAYAMDRSMDHWRKLTGEAAPEKRLALVAESYLSALHRDNPGHGCSIPALGAEIARESPKTRKAFAGKLDEMIEMMTDYIPNLPRKAARKQAIATLATMAGTMLLARIAGSSELSDEVLKAGRDSALEGAKREPKVAAKKTKT from the coding sequence ATGCGCTATTCCCGGGAACACAAGCAGGAAACCCACGACCGCATCGTGAAGAAGGCCTCAGTGCGGTTGCGCGAAAAGGGCGCCCACGGCATCGGCGTCGCCGACCTCATGAAGGAGGCGGGCCTGACCCATGGCGGCTTCTACGCGCATTTCGATTCCCGCGAGGCGCTGGTGATCGAGGCTTTCGCCTACGCCATGGATCGCTCCATGGACCATTGGCGCAAGCTCACCGGTGAGGCCGCGCCCGAAAAGCGGCTGGCCCTGGTCGCGGAGAGCTATCTCTCCGCGCTCCATCGCGACAATCCCGGCCATGGTTGCTCGATTCCCGCTCTCGGCGCGGAGATCGCGCGCGAAAGCCCGAAGACGCGCAAGGCCTTTGCCGGCAAGCTCGACGAGATGATCGAGATGATGACCGACTACATTCCCAACCTGCCGCGCAAGGCGGCACGCAAGCAGGCGATCGCGACATTGGCGACGATGGCCGGCACCATGCTGCTGGCGCGCATCGCCGGCTCCAGCGAGCTGTCGGACGAGGTGCTGAAGGCCGGCCGGGACAGTGCGCTCGAGGGTGCGAAGCGCGAGCCGAAGGTTGCAGCGAAGAAGACGAAGACCTAG
- a CDS encoding LysR family transcriptional regulator, whose translation MLDQGSIDWDDFRFVLAIVRGGSVSAAAKQLGVDHATVIRRVDRLEKHLSAKLFDRRKTGYLLTEAGQRVADSAEAMESTIVANQEQVGGSVARLTGTVRIGAPDGFGTAFLAPRLAPFADRYPDLDLQLVATARLFSLSKREADIAISLTMPKEGRIVGRKLLDYRLGLYAAPTYLDRFPKIASRQDLPQHRFVGYIEELLFTPELDYLPQVSPKISARFRSANLIAQLNATLSGFGIAVLPHFMASDYPQLVAVLPEEISITRTFWMLMHADSKDLARIRAVADYIGEIVDRERALFAGR comes from the coding sequence ATGCTAGATCAAGGTAGCATCGACTGGGACGACTTTCGCTTCGTGCTGGCCATCGTGCGGGGCGGGTCGGTGTCGGCTGCGGCAAAACAGCTCGGCGTGGACCATGCCACGGTGATCCGCCGCGTCGATCGGCTGGAGAAGCACCTGTCTGCCAAGCTGTTTGACCGGCGCAAGACCGGCTATCTCCTCACCGAGGCCGGGCAGCGGGTCGCCGACAGCGCGGAAGCGATGGAATCGACCATCGTCGCCAACCAGGAGCAGGTCGGCGGCTCCGTGGCGCGGTTGACCGGGACGGTGCGGATCGGCGCACCCGACGGGTTCGGCACTGCCTTCCTGGCGCCACGGCTCGCTCCCTTCGCCGACCGCTATCCCGATCTCGACCTGCAACTCGTGGCGACCGCGCGGCTGTTCAGCCTCTCCAAGCGCGAGGCCGACATCGCGATCAGCCTGACCATGCCGAAGGAAGGCCGTATCGTTGGCCGCAAGCTGCTCGACTACCGCCTCGGGCTGTACGCCGCTCCCACCTATCTCGACCGCTTTCCAAAAATCGCGTCCCGGCAGGACCTGCCGCAGCACCGCTTCGTCGGTTATATCGAGGAGCTGCTGTTCACGCCGGAGCTCGACTATCTGCCGCAGGTGTCGCCGAAGATCTCCGCGCGCTTCCGCAGCGCCAATTTGATCGCGCAGCTCAATGCCACGCTCTCCGGCTTCGGCATTGCGGTGCTGCCGCATTTCATGGCGAGCGACTATCCGCAGCTCGTGGCGGTGCTGCCGGAGGAGATCTCGATCACGCGGACGTTCTGGATGCTGATGCACGCCGACAGCAAGGATCTCGCGCGGATCCGGGCGGTGGCAGATTATATCGGCGAGATTGTGGACCGCGAACGGGCGCTGTTTGCGGGGCGGTAA
- a CDS encoding CoA-acylating methylmalonate-semialdehyde dehydrogenase, whose amino-acid sequence MRSVGHFIGGKEVKGTSGRTADVFEPMTGDVQAKVALASKAEVRAAVENARAAQPEWAATNPQRRARVMMKFVELVQRDYDKLAELLAREHGKTVPDAKGDIQRGLEVAEFACGIPHLMKGEYTEGAGPGIDIYSLRQPLGVVAGITPFNFPAMIPMWKFAPAIACGNAFILKPSERDPGVPMLLAELMMEAGLPAGILNVVNGDKEAVDAILDDPDIKAVGFVGSTPIAQYIYERAAQTGKRCQCFGGAKNHAIIMPDADMDQAVDALIGAGYGSAGERCMAVSVAVPVGKSTADRLMEKLIPRVESLKIGTSIDPSADYGPLVTREAVEKVKSYIDIGIKEGATLAVDGRGFKMQGYENGFYLGGSLFDNVTKDMRIYKEEIFGPVLSVVRAHDYKEALALPSDHDYGNGVAIFTRDGDAARDFAAKVNVGMVGINVPIPVPIAYYTFGGWKKSGFGDLNQHGPDSVRFYTKTKTVTSRWPSGVKEGAEFSIPLMK is encoded by the coding sequence ATGCGTTCAGTCGGACATTTCATCGGTGGCAAGGAAGTGAAGGGCACGTCCGGCCGGACGGCAGACGTCTTTGAGCCGATGACCGGTGACGTCCAGGCCAAGGTCGCGCTGGCGTCCAAGGCCGAGGTCCGCGCCGCCGTCGAAAACGCGCGCGCCGCGCAGCCGGAATGGGCCGCGACCAATCCGCAGCGCCGCGCCCGCGTCATGATGAAATTCGTCGAGCTGGTGCAGCGCGACTACGACAAGCTTGCCGAGCTGCTCGCCCGCGAGCACGGCAAGACCGTTCCCGACGCCAAGGGCGACATCCAGCGCGGCCTCGAAGTCGCCGAATTCGCCTGCGGCATCCCGCATCTGATGAAGGGCGAATACACCGAAGGCGCCGGCCCCGGCATCGACATCTATTCGCTGCGCCAGCCGCTCGGCGTCGTCGCCGGCATCACGCCGTTCAATTTCCCGGCGATGATTCCGATGTGGAAATTCGCGCCCGCGATCGCCTGCGGCAACGCCTTCATCCTGAAGCCGTCCGAGCGCGACCCCGGCGTGCCGATGCTCCTGGCCGAGCTCATGATGGAAGCGGGTCTGCCGGCCGGCATCCTCAACGTCGTCAACGGCGACAAGGAGGCAGTCGATGCCATCCTCGACGATCCCGACATCAAGGCAGTGGGCTTCGTCGGCTCCACGCCGATCGCGCAGTACATCTATGAGCGCGCCGCGCAAACCGGCAAGCGCTGCCAGTGCTTCGGCGGCGCCAAGAACCACGCCATCATCATGCCCGACGCGGATATGGACCAGGCCGTCGACGCGCTGATTGGCGCCGGCTACGGCTCGGCCGGCGAGCGCTGCATGGCGGTCTCGGTCGCCGTTCCCGTCGGCAAGTCCACCGCCGACCGCCTGATGGAGAAGCTGATCCCGCGCGTCGAGAGCCTCAAGATCGGCACCTCGATCGATCCGTCGGCCGATTACGGTCCGCTGGTCACGCGCGAGGCAGTCGAGAAGGTCAAGAGCTACATCGACATCGGCATCAAGGAAGGCGCGACGCTCGCCGTCGACGGCCGCGGCTTCAAGATGCAGGGCTACGAGAACGGCTTCTATCTCGGCGGTTCGCTGTTCGACAACGTCACCAAGGACATGCGGATCTACAAGGAAGAGATCTTCGGCCCCGTGCTCTCGGTCGTCCGTGCGCATGACTACAAGGAGGCGCTGGCGCTGCCGTCGGATCACGACTACGGCAACGGCGTTGCCATCTTCACCCGTGACGGCGACGCCGCCCGCGACTTCGCGGCCAAGGTCAATGTCGGCATGGTCGGCATCAATGTGCCGATCCCCGTGCCGATCGCGTACTACACCTTCGGCGGCTGGAAGAAGTCGGGCTTCGGCGATCTCAACCAGCACGGCCCGGATTCGGTCCGCTTCTACACCAAGACCAAGACGGTGACCTCGCGCTGGCCGTCCGGCGTCAAGGAAGGCGCGGAGTTCTCGATCCCGCTGATGAAGTAA
- a CDS encoding isobutyryl-CoA dehydrogenase: MQFALNEDQIAVRDMALAFAAEKIAPHALRWDEEKHFPVEVMREAASLGMGGIYIRDDVGGSAMSRFDAALIFEALATGCPTTSAFISIHNMASWMIDAFGSDTQRQTWLPKLCSMELIASYCLTEPGAGSDAAALRTRAVREGDHYVLNGQKQFISGAGGTDLLVAMVRTGGDGPGGISTLVIDGKTPGVSFGANERKMGWNAQPTRAVMFENARVPVANRLSEEGVGFKIAMAGLDGGRLNITACSLGGAQTALDKARSYMKERKAFGKRLDEFQALQFRLADMAIELEAARTFLWRAAAALDRKDPDATMLCAMAKRFGTDVGFEVANHALQLHGGYGYLSEYGIEKIVRDLRVHQILEGTNEIMRLIVARKLIEGAR; the protein is encoded by the coding sequence ATGCAGTTCGCTCTGAACGAGGATCAGATCGCGGTTCGCGACATGGCGCTCGCGTTTGCCGCCGAGAAGATCGCGCCACACGCGCTGCGATGGGACGAGGAGAAGCATTTCCCCGTCGAGGTGATGCGCGAGGCCGCAAGCCTCGGCATGGGCGGCATCTACATCCGCGACGACGTCGGCGGCTCCGCCATGTCGCGGTTCGACGCGGCGCTGATCTTCGAGGCGCTGGCGACGGGCTGTCCGACCACCTCAGCCTTCATCTCCATCCACAACATGGCGAGCTGGATGATCGATGCCTTCGGCAGCGACACCCAGCGCCAGACGTGGTTGCCGAAGCTCTGCTCGATGGAGCTGATCGCGAGCTACTGCCTGACCGAGCCGGGCGCGGGCTCCGACGCGGCGGCGCTCCGCACCCGCGCGGTGCGCGAAGGCGATCATTACGTCCTGAATGGCCAGAAGCAGTTCATTTCGGGCGCCGGCGGTACCGATCTCCTAGTCGCGATGGTCAGGACCGGCGGTGACGGTCCCGGCGGCATCTCGACCCTCGTGATCGACGGCAAGACACCGGGCGTCTCCTTCGGCGCCAACGAGCGCAAGATGGGCTGGAACGCGCAGCCGACCCGCGCCGTGATGTTCGAGAACGCCCGCGTGCCGGTGGCCAATCGCTTGAGCGAGGAGGGCGTCGGCTTCAAGATCGCGATGGCTGGCCTCGACGGCGGCCGCCTCAACATCACAGCCTGTTCGCTCGGCGGCGCGCAGACCGCGCTCGACAAGGCGCGCAGCTACATGAAGGAGCGCAAGGCGTTCGGAAAGCGGCTCGACGAATTCCAGGCGCTGCAATTCCGCCTCGCCGACATGGCGATCGAGCTCGAGGCCGCGCGCACCTTTTTGTGGCGGGCGGCAGCGGCGCTCGACCGCAAGGACCCCGATGCCACCATGCTGTGCGCCATGGCAAAACGCTTCGGGACCGATGTCGGCTTCGAGGTCGCCAACCACGCGCTGCAGCTTCACGGCGGCTACGGCTATCTCAGCGAATACGGCATCGAGAAGATCGTACGCGATCTGCGCGTGCACCAGATCCTCGAAGGCACCAACGAAATCATGCGGCTCATCGTGGCGCGCAAACTGATCGAGGGCGCGCGATGA
- a CDS encoding enoyl-CoA hydratase/isomerase family protein: MSSVEEGDLIVRREGAAGVIRLNRPKALNAMTLEMSIGIDGALDRFEADPDVAVIVLEGAGERGLCAGGDIRGLWESSHAGGDLGARFWRQEYVMNARIAKYPKPYVAFMDGLVMGGGVGLSGHASHRVVTDRTKLAMPEVGLGFFPDVGGTWLLSRSPGEIGTYFGLTGQTMNGPDAIHARFANAVVPAAKWPELREALTRVRHGATAADVSKLIDGFATGETAGPVAAKQAAIDALFGFDRMEDIFAALARDGSEFAMATLKTLNEKSPRGMVVTLKLLRLARKSSSLEECLVREYRAALEVFRSDDFREGVRAAVIDKDRNPTWSPPRIEDVTPEMLAPYLAEIGVDELKFN; this comes from the coding sequence ATGAGTTCAGTGGAAGAGGGCGATCTCATCGTCCGCCGCGAGGGCGCGGCGGGCGTGATCCGGCTCAACAGGCCGAAGGCGCTCAATGCCATGACCTTGGAGATGTCCATCGGCATCGACGGGGCACTGGATCGTTTCGAGGCCGATCCGGACGTCGCCGTGATCGTGCTGGAGGGCGCGGGCGAGCGCGGCCTTTGCGCCGGCGGCGATATCAGGGGCCTCTGGGAGAGTTCGCACGCAGGCGGCGACCTCGGCGCGCGGTTCTGGCGCCAGGAATACGTCATGAACGCACGGATCGCGAAATATCCGAAGCCTTATGTCGCATTCATGGACGGCCTCGTGATGGGCGGCGGCGTCGGCCTATCCGGCCATGCCAGCCATCGTGTCGTCACCGATCGCACCAAGCTTGCGATGCCCGAGGTCGGGCTCGGCTTCTTCCCGGATGTCGGCGGCACCTGGCTGCTCTCGCGCTCGCCCGGCGAGATCGGCACCTATTTCGGCCTGACCGGCCAGACCATGAACGGGCCGGATGCGATCCACGCCAGGTTCGCGAACGCCGTGGTGCCGGCGGCGAAATGGCCGGAGTTGCGCGAGGCGCTGACCAGGGTTCGTCACGGCGCGACCGCGGCCGATGTCAGCAAGCTCATCGATGGCTTCGCGACGGGCGAGACGGCCGGACCGGTCGCCGCCAAACAGGCGGCGATCGATGCGCTGTTCGGGTTTGACCGGATGGAGGACATCTTCGCTGCGCTTGCGCGCGACGGCTCCGAATTCGCAATGGCCACGCTGAAGACGCTCAACGAAAAATCGCCGCGTGGCATGGTGGTGACGCTGAAGCTGCTGCGGCTCGCGCGCAAATCTTCGAGCCTGGAAGAGTGTCTGGTGCGAGAATATCGCGCGGCGCTGGAGGTGTTCCGCAGCGACGATTTCCGCGAGGGCGTGCGTGCGGCCGTGATCGACAAGGACCGCAATCCGACCTGGTCGCCGCCGCGGATCGAGGATGTGACGCCTGAGATGCTTGCGCCGTATCTCGCCGAGATCGGCGTTGATGAACTGAAGTTCAACTGA
- the mmsB gene encoding 3-hydroxyisobutyrate dehydrogenase yields the protein MATIAFIGLGNMGGPMAANLVKAGHKVVAFDLVEASRAQAKADGAGIADSAAGAVKGADVVVTMLPAGKHVLGVWSEVVPAMTKGALIIDSSTIDVESARQAHALAAKHGVLSVDAPVSGGTGGAKGATLTFMCGGEESAFAAAKPVLEKMGKKIVHCGGGGAGQAAKICNNMILGISMIAVSEAFALGEKLGLSHQALFDVASTSSGQCWSLTTYCPVPGPVPTSPANNDYKPGFASALMVKDLTLAQDAAKAAGAATPLGKHAQEIYQSFDAAGQGGVDFSGIIKHVRSLAGKA from the coding sequence ATGGCCACGATCGCATTCATCGGTCTCGGCAATATGGGCGGCCCGATGGCGGCTAATCTCGTCAAGGCCGGCCATAAGGTCGTCGCCTTCGACCTGGTCGAGGCTTCGCGCGCGCAAGCCAAGGCCGATGGCGCCGGCATCGCCGACAGCGCCGCGGGCGCAGTGAAGGGCGCCGATGTCGTCGTCACCATGCTGCCGGCCGGCAAGCACGTGCTCGGCGTCTGGAGCGAGGTCGTTCCCGCCATGACCAAGGGCGCGCTGATCATCGATAGCTCCACCATCGACGTCGAAAGCGCGCGTCAGGCCCATGCGCTCGCCGCCAAGCACGGCGTGCTCTCGGTCGACGCGCCGGTCTCCGGCGGCACCGGTGGCGCCAAGGGCGCAACGCTGACCTTCATGTGCGGCGGCGAGGAGAGTGCGTTCGCGGCGGCCAAGCCCGTGCTGGAGAAGATGGGCAAGAAGATCGTCCATTGCGGCGGCGGCGGCGCGGGGCAGGCGGCCAAGATCTGCAACAACATGATCCTCGGCATTTCCATGATCGCGGTGAGCGAGGCCTTTGCACTCGGTGAGAAGCTCGGACTCTCACATCAGGCGCTGTTCGACGTCGCCTCGACCTCGTCGGGCCAGTGCTGGTCGCTGACGACCTATTGTCCGGTTCCGGGTCCGGTGCCGACCTCGCCGGCCAATAACGATTACAAGCCGGGCTTTGCCTCGGCCCTGATGGTGAAGGATCTGACCCTGGCGCAGGACGCGGCCAAGGCTGCGGGCGCGGCAACGCCGCTCGGCAAGCATGCGCAGGAGATCTATCAGTCTTTCGACGCAGCAGGCCAGGGCGGGGTGGATTTTTCCGGAATTATCAAGCACGTTAGGAGTCTAGCCGGGAAAGCTTGA